Proteins co-encoded in one Artemia franciscana chromosome 10, ASM3288406v1, whole genome shotgun sequence genomic window:
- the LOC136032470 gene encoding uncharacterized protein LOC136032470, whose translation MKNGRAPGNGNTSAEIMKASVGACITVWIIFFARIWKSEKVPEEWIKSTLIKLSKKGHASKCNSRRGISLLSIPGKLFSQIVHRRIQTALDKHLRDEQQGFRPSRSCLDFIYVLWTLTAECNEWKKKMYLVFMNFEKAFDSIHLRVAMENPPTLRHSR comes from the coding sequence ATGAAGAACGGTAGAGCACCAGGAAACGGCAATACATCAGCGGAAATTATGAAAGCCTCTGTAGGTGCTTGCATAACGGTGTGGATTATATTCTTTGCACGCATCTGGAAATCAGAGAAAGTCCCTGAAGAATGGATAAAAAGTACACTCATCAAGCTTTCCAAAAAAGGACACGCATCGAAGTGCAATAGCCGGAGGGGAATCAGCCTCCTTTCTATCCCCGGGAAGCTATTCTCGCAGATAGTCCACCGCCGCATCCAGACAGCGCTAGATAAGCACTTGAGAGACGAACAGCAGGGCTTCCGTCCATCTCGCTCCTGCTTAGACTTTATATATGTCCTGTGGACGTTGACTGCGGAATGCAATGAATGGAAGAAAAAGATGTACCttgtttttatgaattttgaaaaagccttTGACTCAATACACCTGAGAGTCGCTATGGAAAATCCTCCGACACTACGGCATTCCAGATAA